A section of the Mangifera indica cultivar Alphonso chromosome 12, CATAS_Mindica_2.1, whole genome shotgun sequence genome encodes:
- the LOC123192913 gene encoding protein C2-DOMAIN ABA-RELATED 11, whose translation MGHPLGQLKVTVVQGKRLVIRDFKTSDPYVIVKLGNQTAKTKVINSCLNPVWNEELSFTLTEPVQDLRLEVFDKDRFKADDKMGHATLNLQPIVSAARLRHVVCLSSGETPLRKIVADTDNCLARESSISCINGEVVQNAWLRLCDVESGEIELTLKLIDPPVVPSR comes from the exons ATGGGGCATCCTTTGGGACAGTTAAAAGTTACAGTTGTACAAGGGAAAAGATTGGTAATCAGGGATTTCAAGACCAGTGATCCTTACGTTATAGTAAAGTTGGGCAATCAG ACAGCAAAGACCAAGGTTATCAATAGTTGCCTTAATCCAGTCTGGAATGAAGAGCTGAGTTTCACTCTCACTGAACCTGTTCAAGATCTACGCTTG GAAGTATTTGATAAGGATCGATTCAAGGCAGATGACAAGATGGGACATGCTACCCTCAATCTCCAGCCAATAGTCTCTGCTGCTAGACTGCGGCATGTTGTATGCCTTTCTTCTGGGGAGACACCATTGAGAAAGATTGTGGCAGACACAGACAACTGTCTTGCCAGAGAGAGCTCAATAAGTTGTATAAATGGTGAAGTGGTGCAGAATGCTTGGTTAAGGCTTTGTGATGTTGAGTCAGGGGAGATCGAACTGACACTTAAGTTAATTGATCCTCCTGTTGTGCCTTCAAGATAG
- the LOC123192911 gene encoding WEB family protein At1g12150-like, with the protein MLNVRANERQKASGSPKVELGEIDTRAPFQSVKAAVSLFGQVLSKRKKPIRRTRTLSSEDVLGKETQLLFAQRELEITKKKLESAETTKAKALGDLERAKRTLQDLTTKINSVNESKESALKAAEAVRQKVKELEQAQKQLENVPRKQALVEARQQYRTAAAQLDSAKQELNQIRQDFDAALEAKVAAFQQAAEAQRSANLSSVRVEELKKEIEAVKDATRQIKNDSQHREEELAKVLSEKDTLIQSYKDAKKQTDEKLNSLREEYDPELTGSLEMKVAETNTEIEDLKKQMEDAHAAEMDSVRVVTTELNEATRTLQQVAEEEYSLKSLANSLKLELEEVKREYADELKKKEAAEKESVAKAMEKLLSEGETARREAEEMKKKAQELKQEAESTQMVAEETEKKLQVALSELEEARAAERKVRNELNAKPDSISKVTITKEKYENLKKKAEESKSLAEKKLADAMAEMEKINASKSEADQKLAANLKAIGEINTATEIALKSADTAAAAQNMVEAELKRWRHKEQVTEA; encoded by the exons atgctGAATGTACGTGCAAATGAACGGCAAAAGGCTTCAGGTTCTCCCAAGGTAGAGCTGGGAGAGATTGATACCAGGGCACCATTTCAATCGGTCAAAGCTGCTGTTAGTTTATTTGGCCAAGTTCTGAGTAAGCGTAAGAAGCCCATCAGGAGAACTAGAACACTTTCTTCCGAG GATGTGTTAGGAAAGGAGACACAGCTTCTTTTTGCTCAGAGAGAGCTAGAAATTACCAAGAAAAAGTTAGAGAGTGCAGAAACTACAAAAGCTAAAGCACTTGGTGATCTAGAGAGGGCTAAGAGGACACTACAGGACTTGACAACCAAGATCAACTCTGTAAATGAATCCAAGGAGTCGGCATTGAAAGCTGCGGAAGCTGTGCGGCAGAAGGTCAAGGAACTTGAACAAGCTCAAAAACAATTGGAAAACGTTCCGCGGAAACAGGCCTTGGTTGAGGCCAGACAGCAGTACAGGACTGCTGCTGCTCAACTTGATTCTGCAAAGCAAGAGCTTAACCAAATCCGTCAGGATTTTGATGCAGCTTTAGAAGCAAAAGTGGCTGCATTCCAACAGGCTGCAGAAGCGCAACGTTCAGCCAATCTTAGTTCAGTGAGAGTCGAGGAGctgaagaaagaaattgaagcTGTAAAGGATGCAACTAGACAGATAAAGAATGACTCTCAACATCGGGAAGAAGAGCTGGCGAAGGTTTTGTCTGAGAAAGACACACTTATCCAGTCTTATAAGGATGCAAAAAAACAGACGGACGAGAAATTGAATTCTTTGAGAGAAGAATATGATCCTGAACTGACCGGGAGTCTTGAAATGAAAGTTGCGGAAACAAATACAGAGATTGAAGATTTAAAGAAGCAAATGGAGGATGCTCATGCTGCTGAAATGGATTCAGTGAGAGTTGTAACTACTGAGCTTAATGAAGCTACAAGGACACTGCAACAAGTTGCAGAAGAGGAATATTCTTTGAAAAGCTTGGCTAATTCGCTTAAGCTGGAATTGGAAGAGGTGAAGAGGGAGTATGCTgatgaattgaagaaaaaggaagcgGCCGAAAAAGAATCTGTTGCAAAAGCAATGGAAAAGCTACTATCAGAAGGTGAAACGGCAAGAAGAGAAGCAGAggagatgaaaaagaaagctcAAGAGCTGAAGCAAGAAGCTGAAAGTACTCAGATGGTGGCGGAAGAAACAGAGAAAAAGCTACAGGTTGCTCTCTCTGAGCTTGAAGAAGCAAGAGCCGCAGAGAGAAAAGTCCGCAATGAGTTAAATGCGAAACCAGATTCCATTTCCAAGGTGACAATTACCAAGGAAAAGTAcgaaaatttgaagaagaaagcTGAGGAATCAAAAAGTTTGGCTGAGAAGAAGTTGGCGGATGCTATGGCTGAAATGGAAAAGATAAATGCTAGTAAAAGTGAAGCAGACCAAAAACTGGCTGCAAATTTAAAAGCCATAGGGGAAATCAATACTGCAACAGAAATAGCTCTCAAGTCTGCAGACACGGCAGCCGCGGCTCAAAACATGGTTGAAGCTGAACTCAAGAGGTGGCGCCATAAAGAACAAGTGACAGAAGCTTAA
- the LOC123192912 gene encoding ubiquitin-like modifier-activating enzyme atg7 isoform X3: MPFQSVIDKGFWLRLSSLKLNKLGIDDLPTPITGFYAPCSHSQVSNYLTLLVESLLSDSDEESSVTSASHRNLNRCSVPGILYNTNTLESFCAIDRDSLLKEKAKRIWEHIHSGRVMDDTMEGCLNGGKFKATTAMTTAVYISSRGS, from the exons ATGCCATTTCAGAGTGTGATCGACAAGGGTTTCTGGCTCAGATTGTCTTCTTTAAAGCTCAACAAACTTGGCATCGATGACTTACCCACTCCCATCACCG GTTTTTATGCACCTTGCTCACATTCCCAAGTTTCCAATTATTTAACTCTTCTGGTGGAATCTCTACTATCTGATTCAGATGAGGAGTCATCGGTGACTTCGGCTAGTCACAGGAATCTTAATAGATGCTCTGTTCCGGGAATTTTATACAACACAAATACTCTGGAAAGTTTCTGTGCCATTGATAGAGATAGCTTgctaaaagaaaaagcaaaaagg ATCTGGGAGCACATTCACTCAGGTAGAGTTATGGATGATACAATGGAGGGCTGCTTGAATGGTGGCAAATTTAAAGCAACCACAGCAATGACAACTGCAGTTTATATATCCAGCCGTG GAAGTTGA
- the LOC123192912 gene encoding ubiquitin-like modifier-activating enzyme atg7 isoform X1 has translation MPFQSVIDKGFWLRLSSLKLNKLGIDDLPTPITGFYAPCSHSQVSNYLTLLVESLLSDSDEESSVTSASHRNLNRCSVPGILYNTNTLESFCAIDRDSLLKEKAKRIWEHIHSGRVMDDTMEGCLNGGKFKATTAMTTAVYISSRGSYLYLSPLYPRLTLSGLHLMCHSFSGS, from the exons ATGCCATTTCAGAGTGTGATCGACAAGGGTTTCTGGCTCAGATTGTCTTCTTTAAAGCTCAACAAACTTGGCATCGATGACTTACCCACTCCCATCACCG GTTTTTATGCACCTTGCTCACATTCCCAAGTTTCCAATTATTTAACTCTTCTGGTGGAATCTCTACTATCTGATTCAGATGAGGAGTCATCGGTGACTTCGGCTAGTCACAGGAATCTTAATAGATGCTCTGTTCCGGGAATTTTATACAACACAAATACTCTGGAAAGTTTCTGTGCCATTGATAGAGATAGCTTgctaaaagaaaaagcaaaaagg ATCTGGGAGCACATTCACTCAGGTAGAGTTATGGATGATACAATGGAGGGCTGCTTGAATGGTGGCAAATTTAAAGCAACCACAGCAATGACAACTGCAGTTTATATATCCAGCCGTGGTAGTTACTTGTACCTGAGCCCTCTATATCCAAGGCTCACTTTGTCTGGTCTGCATCTGATGTGTCATTCCTTCTCAGGAAGTTGA
- the LOC123192912 gene encoding ubiquitin-like modifier-activating enzyme atg7 isoform X2 codes for MTYPLPSPLISAGFYAPCSHSQVSNYLTLLVESLLSDSDEESSVTSASHRNLNRCSVPGILYNTNTLESFCAIDRDSLLKEKAKRIWEHIHSGRVMDDTMEGCLNGGKFKATTAMTTAVYISSRGSYLYLSPLYPRLTLSGLHLMCHSFSGS; via the exons ATGACTTACCCACTCCCATCACCG CTAATATCTGCAGGTTTTTATGCACCTTGCTCACATTCCCAAGTTTCCAATTATTTAACTCTTCTGGTGGAATCTCTACTATCTGATTCAGATGAGGAGTCATCGGTGACTTCGGCTAGTCACAGGAATCTTAATAGATGCTCTGTTCCGGGAATTTTATACAACACAAATACTCTGGAAAGTTTCTGTGCCATTGATAGAGATAGCTTgctaaaagaaaaagcaaaaagg ATCTGGGAGCACATTCACTCAGGTAGAGTTATGGATGATACAATGGAGGGCTGCTTGAATGGTGGCAAATTTAAAGCAACCACAGCAATGACAACTGCAGTTTATATATCCAGCCGTGGTAGTTACTTGTACCTGAGCCCTCTATATCCAAGGCTCACTTTGTCTGGTCTGCATCTGATGTGTCATTCCTTCTCAGGAAGTTGA
- the LOC123193705 gene encoding SEC14 cytosolic factor isoform X1 produces MSMASHEAVIRLQALMDQVDEPLKNTFKNVHQGYLAETLERFLKAREWNVSKAHKMLVDCLNWRVTNEIDKILSKPIIPTELYRQVRDSQLIGMSGYSREGLPVFAIGVGLSTFDKASVHYYMQSHIQINEYRDRVILPAASQKYNQPITTCVKVLDMTGLKLSALSHIKLLTIISTIDDLNYPEKTNTYYIVNAPYIFSACWKVVKPLLQERTRRKVQVLSGSGRDELLKIMDFESLPHFCKREGSGSSRHSQNISCFSLDHPFHQQLYNYIKQQSLIGKAVEPVKQGSFHVKLPELADAEGAEIAKTIESEFHKIENGNGLSESVNTLRIKDS; encoded by the exons ATGAGTATGGCTTCACATGAAGCTGTCATTCGGTTACAAGCTTTGATGGATCAAG TTGATGAGCCTTTGAAGAATACATTTAAG AATGTTCATCAAGGATATCTAGCTGAAACTTTGGAGCGTTTCCTTAAAGCAAGAGAGTGGAATGTTTCCAAAGCTCATAAAATG TTGGTGGATTGTCTGAACTGGAGAGTAACAAATGAGATTGACAAAATATTATCG AAACCCATAATTCCTACCGAATTGTACAGGCAAGTGCGTGATTCACAGCTCATTGGAATGTCAGGTTACTCAAGAGAG GGGCTGCCTGTCTTTGCTATTGGTGTAGGGCTTAGCACGTTTGACAAAGCTTCT GTCCACTACTATATGCAGTCACacattcaaataaatgaatatagAGACCGTGTAATATTG CCTGCTGCATCACAGAAGTATAATCAACCAATAACCACATGTGTGAAGGTTTTGGATATGACAGGCCTGAAGCTTTCTGCATTGAGCCATATAAAG TTATTGACAATCATTTCTACAATTGACGACTTGAACTACCCAGAGAAGACGAATACGTATTACATTGTGAATGCCCCATACATATTTTCTGCATGTTGGAAG GTTGTTAAGCCTCTTTTGCAGGAGAGGACCAGGAGAAAGGTTCAGGTGTTGTCAGGATCTGGCCGAGATGAGTTATTGAAG ATAATGGATTTTGAATCACTCCCACATTTCTGTAAAAGAGAAGGATCTGGATCATCTCGCCATTCGCAGAATATCAGTTGTTTTTCCTTGGACCATCCTTTTCATCAACAGCTCTACAACTACATCAAGCAGCAATCCTTGATTGGTAAAGCTGTTGAACCAGTCAAGCAGGGGTCTTTCCATGTGAAGCTGCCTGAGCTAGCAGACGCTGAAGGAGCTGAGATTGCCAAAACCATAGAATCTGAGTTCCACAAGATAGAGAACGGGAATGGGCTATCTGAGTCTGTCAACACCCTTAGAATCAAGGACAGCTGA
- the LOC123193705 gene encoding phosphatidylinositol/phosphatidylcholine transfer protein SFH9 isoform X2, with protein sequence MLVDCLNWRVTNEIDKILSKPIIPTELYRQVRDSQLIGMSGYSREGLPVFAIGVGLSTFDKASVHYYMQSHIQINEYRDRVILPAASQKYNQPITTCVKVLDMTGLKLSALSHIKLLTIISTIDDLNYPEKTNTYYIVNAPYIFSACWKVVKPLLQERTRRKVQVLSGSGRDELLKIMDFESLPHFCKREGSGSSRHSQNISCFSLDHPFHQQLYNYIKQQSLIGKAVEPVKQGSFHVKLPELADAEGAEIAKTIESEFHKIENGNGLSESVNTLRIKDS encoded by the exons ATG TTGGTGGATTGTCTGAACTGGAGAGTAACAAATGAGATTGACAAAATATTATCG AAACCCATAATTCCTACCGAATTGTACAGGCAAGTGCGTGATTCACAGCTCATTGGAATGTCAGGTTACTCAAGAGAG GGGCTGCCTGTCTTTGCTATTGGTGTAGGGCTTAGCACGTTTGACAAAGCTTCT GTCCACTACTATATGCAGTCACacattcaaataaatgaatatagAGACCGTGTAATATTG CCTGCTGCATCACAGAAGTATAATCAACCAATAACCACATGTGTGAAGGTTTTGGATATGACAGGCCTGAAGCTTTCTGCATTGAGCCATATAAAG TTATTGACAATCATTTCTACAATTGACGACTTGAACTACCCAGAGAAGACGAATACGTATTACATTGTGAATGCCCCATACATATTTTCTGCATGTTGGAAG GTTGTTAAGCCTCTTTTGCAGGAGAGGACCAGGAGAAAGGTTCAGGTGTTGTCAGGATCTGGCCGAGATGAGTTATTGAAG ATAATGGATTTTGAATCACTCCCACATTTCTGTAAAAGAGAAGGATCTGGATCATCTCGCCATTCGCAGAATATCAGTTGTTTTTCCTTGGACCATCCTTTTCATCAACAGCTCTACAACTACATCAAGCAGCAATCCTTGATTGGTAAAGCTGTTGAACCAGTCAAGCAGGGGTCTTTCCATGTGAAGCTGCCTGAGCTAGCAGACGCTGAAGGAGCTGAGATTGCCAAAACCATAGAATCTGAGTTCCACAAGATAGAGAACGGGAATGGGCTATCTGAGTCTGTCAACACCCTTAGAATCAAGGACAGCTGA
- the LOC123193098 gene encoding serine/threonine-protein kinase D6PKL2-like has translation MASKTVAKVSLREKEKTAGVHKFEASCPMSLPLNGSNMSKPEMISPKQLLKLVDKTTKQVVVEASENKNKTTPNSNHNGSVDSLINKLKSTSASLALEQESNVEDSIVSDTGGSQDASVDQEKKTSEYGSVKSSSVSAKVSDGASSLAKTSGSAKISDRLDFAGSGKSSICRGSTSSDVSDESTCSSFSSSINKPHKANDLRWEAIQAVRARDGVLGLSHFRLLKRLGCGDIGSVYLSELSGTKCYFAMKVMDKASLAGRKKLLRAQTEREILQSLDHPFLPTLYTHFETDKFSCLVMEFCPGGDLHTLRQRQPGKHFPEQAVKFYVAEVLLALEYLHMLGIIYRDLKPENVLVREDGHIMLSDFDLSLRCAVSPTLIKTASLESEPLRKNPVYCVQPACIEPSCIQPSCVTPTCFSPRLFSSKYKKERKPKNEIGNQVSPLPELIAEPTDARSMSFVGTHEYLAPEIIKGEGHGSAVDWWTFGIFLYELMFGKTPFKGSGNRATLFNVVGQPLRFPESPVVSFAARDLIRGLLVKEPQHRLAYKRGATEIKQHPFFEGVNWALIRCATPPEIPKPVELERIPAPASSASEKTTIPVAAPSQKGSDNYLEFDFF, from the exons ATGGCCTCTAAAACGGTTGCCAAAGTTTCActaagagaaaaggaaaaaacagcTGGAGTTCATAAGTTTGAGGCAAGTTGTCCGATGTCTCTGCCATTAAATGGTTCAAATATGAGCAAACCTGAGATGATTTCCCCTAAACAGTTACTGAAGCTGGTAGACAAAACTACAAAGCAGGTGGTGGTAGAGGCTTccgaaaataaaaataaaactacccCAAATTCTAATCATAATGGGTCTGTTGACTCTTTGATTAATAAGCTTAAGTCTACTTCTGCATCACTTGCTCTTGAACAAGAATCTAATGTTGAAGATTCTATCGTGAGCGATACTGGAGGCTCACAGGATGCTTCTGTTGATCAAGAGAAGAAAACATCCGAGTATGGAAGCGTGAAAAGCAGTTCAGTTTCTGCCAAAGTTAGTGACGGGGCCAGCAGTCTCGCCAAAACTAGTGGAAGTGCCAAGATTAGTGATCGTCTCGATTTTGCTGGGAGTGGCAAGAGCAGTATATGTAGGGGAAGCACAAGCAGTGATGTAAGTGATGAGAGCACATGTAGCAGCTTCAGTAGCAGTATCAATAAACCGCATAAAGCGAATGATTTAAGATGGGAAGCCATCCAAGCGGTCAGAGCTAGAGATGGAGTTTTGGGTTTGAGCCACTTTAGACTGCTAAAAAGGTTGGGTTGTGGGGATATTGGGAGTGTGTATCTATCTGAGTTGAGTGGAACTAAGTGTTATTTTGCAATGAAGGTAATGGATAAAGCATCTTTAGCAGGTCGTAAGAAACTGCTTCGGGCTCagacagagagagagatatTGCAGTCTCTGGACCATCCGTTTCTTCCAACACTTTATACTCACTTTGAGACAGATAAGTTCTCATGTTTGGTGATGGAGTTTTGCCCTGGAGGAGATTTGCACACTCTTCGGCAGAGGCAACCAGGCAAACATTTTCCTGAGCAGGCAGTGAA GTTTTATGTGGCTGAGGTCTTGCTAGCACTGGAATATCTTCACATGCTAGGGATAATCTACCGAGACCTCAAGCCAGAAAATGTCCTTGTGAGGGAAGATGGACATATAATGCTCTCTGATTTTGATCTTTCCCTTCGCTGTGCAGTTAGTCCTACACTTATTAAAACTGCATCCCTTGAGTCTGAGCCATTACGAAAGAATCCTGTTTATTGTGTCCAGCCGGCTTGCATTGAGCCTTCATGCATCCAGCCATCCTGTGTCACTCCTACATGCTTCTCACCACGTCTCTTTTCCAGCAAGTacaagaaggaaagaaaacctaaaaatgaaattggAAACCAAGTAAGCCCATTGCCTGAGCTAATTGCTGAGCCAACCGATGCGCGGTCTATGTCCTTTGTTGGGACTCATGAGTATTTAGCACCAGAGATTATCAAGGGTGAAGGTCATGGAAGTGCTGTTGATTGGTGGACATTTGGAATTTTTCTGTATGAACTCATGTTTGGAAAAACTCCTTTCAAGGGATCTGGAAACCGAGCCACATTATTCAATGTTGTGGGTCAGCCCCTTAGGTTTCCAGAATCACCTGTTGTTAGTTTTGCAGCAAGGGATCTCATTAGGGGGTTGCTTGTGAAAGAACCACAGCATAGACTGGCATACAAGCGAGGGGCAACTGAAATTAAGCAGCATCCATTTTTTGAAGGTGTGAATTGGGCACTAATACGATGTGCTACCCCACCTGAAATTCCAAAGCCTGTTGAACTAGAGCGAATACCAGCCCCAGCATCATCAGCAAGTGAAAAGACTACCATTCCTGTGGCTGCACCTAGTCAGAAAGGTTCAGATAATTATCTGGAGTTTGATTTCTTTTAG